The Campylobacter sp. CN_NE2 region CTTGAAGTAATAAATTACAGAATAGGCGTTATTTTCACTCCTGCATTTTCACTTGGACTTGAAGTTCAAATTTATCTAATTTTTGCACTTTTATTTGCCCTGAAAAAAGAGAAATTTATGAAAATTTTAGCCATTATTTCATTTATCATTTTTGCCATATCAAATTTAGTGATTATAGATAATGAAATAATTTATAATTGGGATTATAGATATTTTTGGGGAGTGTTTTTTGTTTTTTATATAGGCAAATTAATCAGAGAAAAGAAACTAAAAGAACTTAGAATTTGGTGGTTAGCTTTGCTTGTAGTTGTAGTGGCAAATATATATCTTTGTGATGCCTATGCTTTTGAATTACCATTTGCTGTGCTAGTTGGCATTCCGCTTGTATATAAGCTTTCACAACCCAAATTTAAAGCCAAATTTAATGGTCTTTGTGGAGCTTTGAGCTATCATATTTTTTTAAATCATCTTTTGTTTATTTATATTTCTTTGTGGCATTTTGATAAAATAAATATACCATTTGTCATAATCTGCTCGGTTTTATTCGGACTTTTAGCTTATAAATTCATCGAAAAACCTATTGAGAGAATTCGTTTTAAATCTATTTCATAAACTTCTTTGACAAAAAAAACACAAAATATTTTTTAAATTCTCTATTTTTTTATCAAAATTTAGAAAAAATCATCAAATTTTTCATTTTTTTCAAAAAAAATTGAAAATTTAAGTTTTTATTAGGGGGGGGGGGGTAAAATTACGGATAATTTTTTATAAAATTTTCTACAAGGAGTCAAAAATGACAAAAAGTTTTGTAAAAGTTGGTTTAGCATTAGGCTTATTAATGGGTTCTGCTTCATTTGCTATGGCAGATAGTTGTGAAGCACAACTTGCAAAAAATGATGCAGAATGGCGAGAGGCTGTTGATCAGCTAATGGAAGAAAACGATAAACTAAAATATGAGAATGAGCAATTGAAAAAGAAGTTGAATCAAAAGAAAAAAACTTCAAGCGATTCAACTAAGAAAAGTAAAAAACAAGTAATATTATGTCCGTAATAAATATTTAATTTAATTATAAATTTATTATAATATAATTATATTTATAAAAAAATAAAACTCTGTTTTAGAGAAATCAGATATTAAAATTATTTGATTTCTCATTAACAAAAAGAAAATCAATACTTTTTTGATTACAGGTAATATGAAACAATTTCCAAAAGATGATTTTATACTAACTCCGAGAGATTTTTTAGATAAAACAAACAAATTAAGAATTTGAATATTGATGCTTATTATTTTTAAAAATTCCTAGCACCGTAGGGTGGGCATCCTTGCCCACCAAAATTTCTAAAAACTATTTCGCCAAAGTATTTTTTAGCATCCAAACTTCTTTTTCAAGTTTAGCATACTCGCCTTGTGCGATTGCGACGGTTGTAGCATCGCCTGCTTTTTCGGCTTCGCTTTCAAGTTTTTTAAACTCAGCGATTAGATATTCATCTGCTTTTAACACAGCTTTTAACACTTCTTCGCCTTTGTAACTTGCTTTGCTTATAGTCGGAGCTTTTGCTAGTTTTGTAAGCTCATCGACCTTTACAACTGCCTTTCCGCCAAGTTGCAACGCTCTTTCTGCCATATCATCAAATAAAGTCGCCATATTTTCATAAGCTTTTTCTGTGTAGGCGTGAATTTGATAAAAATCCATACCTTTTACATTCCAATGATAATCATGAAATGCAACAAATAACGCATGAGCGTCAGCTTGGAGTTTGTTTAATTGTTCGATAACCTTTTTCATTTTCTTCTCCTTATGAAATAATTTATGAAATTATAGCAAATGAAACTTAAAAATAAATTATTTTAATTAATAATTTTTATTAATTAGTAAAAATTATAAAAATTTGGCGATTTTTATAATGAAATCGCCAAGCAGTGATTTTTGTTATTTTAATTTAATAATGCGATAAACTTCGATTTCCGTTCGCTCAAACGGGTCATTGTCGATATAGCCTTCGATTTCGACAAAATCGTTTGGAGTTACGACTAAGCCTTGCCAAATTTTATCATCGATTTCGGCTAAAATTCGACTTTTTCCGTCTGTAAATTCATACTTTTCGTGTTTTATTTCACGCACGATTTTTCCGCGTAAAACTGCCCTTGTGTCATCTCTTGCATTTAGCGCTTCTTTTACGCTCATAACTGAAATTTTTGCGTTATCGACAAAACCGCCTTTTTGAGCGTGGTTTTGTTCTGCACCGGCAAAACCGCCGTTAGCGGCAAATGCCGTAGCACAGGCTAATGCTAAGCTTAAAATTACCTTTTTCATCTTTTATCCTTTAAGAAAAAATTTGAAAAATTATAGTTTTATTTCATAAAGAAATCGTTAAGTCTCAAATTTGCTCTTTTAAAATCAAAGATTTTAAAATTCTTTTACCAATTTCCACGCCCGGCTGATCGTAAGTATTTACGCCAAACATAATACCAACAGCACTAGTTAAAAGCTCAAAATAATAAAACAAATATCCTAAATTTCGCTCATTTAACTCGCTAACTTCGATCAAATCGACACTAATTCCTTCATTTATGAGCGCGTGCATGGTCGCATCACACTGCAAATTTATAATCTCGCTCATGCAAATGCCGTTTGCAAAATCCAAATCATCTAAATTTTCAAGGCTTAAATTTGGAACTTTTTTCTCGCTGTTTTGATCTAAAATTTTTATGAAGGATACTGTTTTATCACGCGTGCCGTCCATTATGAGCTGTAAAAATGAGTGCTGATCCTTACTTCCTACTAGCCCTATCGGCGTTAGCCCAAAACGCGTATGACCAAGCTTTTTGCCCAAGCTTTCAGCCCAAAGCTGAACATACCAGTCATTTAGTCCTGCCAAACGATCGCAGTAGCTAAATAAAACATTTATTTTGGCGTATTTGTGCGTGGCATAATGATAGGCTTTTTGCAAAAGAGTATCATCTTTTTCATCAAAAAAATCAGCCTTGCACTGGGCGCCGCCTTGCAAAAGCGCCTTTGCATCTAGACCTAGCGCTACCATAGGCACAAGCCCAATCGCACTTAAAATGCTAAATCTACCGCCGACATTTTTTGGGATATTAAAAACCTTTGCATTGTTTTGGTTTGCAAATTTTTCGAGTTTTGAGCCGTTATCGGTGATAAAAATGAAATTTTTGCTAATATCGCTTGGTTTGTAAAAATCCAAAATCGCCTTAAAGATCGAAATCGTCTCAACCGTCGTGCCCGATTTGGACGAGATTATAAAAATCGTCTTATCAAATTCGATACTTTGTGTGATTGTATCAAATCTAAATCCGTCGATATTATCTAAAATTCGAAGCCTTGCTCGCATTTTTTTGGCTCTTAAAGCCCTTAAAATGGCTCTCACGCCCACACTTGAACCGCCGATTCCAACTAGCACGATATTATCGTAAATTTTATCTTTGAAAAAATCTTCGGCTTCTTTGATGATTTCATCGCCAAAATTCGGCAAATCATAATACCCGATCTCTCCACTCTCACTCTCGCTATTTAAGCGTTTTGCGTAGGATTTTATCTCGCTAAATTCGGCTTTTTTAAAAAAAAGACTATTTTTTACCATTTTTCATCATCTCGTAAAAATATTTTGTCGCTTCGACATAACCATCAACAGAACCACAATCAAAGCGTTTGCCTTTAAATTTATACGCGATTACAACGCCGTTTTTGGCTTGATTTAAAAGCGCGTCAGTGATTTGAATTTCGCCGTTTTTACCGGGCGCGGTATGCTCTAAAATCTCAAAAATATCAGGCGTTAGGATATAGCGACCGATGATTGCCAAATTTGATGGAGCCTCGTCAGGTGCGGGTTTTTCGACCATATCGCTAACCATCATCAAGTCATCTTCTATAAATTTGCCACTAACTACGCCGTAGCTTGAAACTTGGTTAGGTTCGACTTCCATAACGGCAACAACCGAACAGCGATATTTTTCATAAACTTTCACCATTTGCGCTAAAACGCCCTCGCCGTTTTCATTTACGCATAAATCATCAGCCAAAACCACGCCAAACGGCTCATCTCTGACAAGCGTTCTGCCTGTATAAATGGCATGACCTAGACCTTTCATCTGGCGTTGCCTAGTAAAAGAAAATGTGCAAGTATTCATCAAATCTCTAATTTCTTGCAACAAATACTCTTTTGAAGAGCCAGAAATTTGGTGTTCTAACTCATAGCTAATATCAAAATAATCTTCCAATGCCCTTTTTCCGCGACCACTGACAAACGCCATATTTGTCATACCGGCCTCTAAGGCTTCATCAACGCCATAGTGAATCAAAGGCTTCGTTAAAATCGGCAACATCTCTTTTGGCAAAGATTTTGTCGCAGGTAAAAATCTCGTGCCATAACCGGCAGCAGGAAAAAGACAAGTTTGTATCATTTTAAATCCTTAAATTTAATCAAAATTTTTGTATTATATCAAAAAAATATTTTGCAAAAGGTAAAAAGTGCAACAAATAACGCAAATTTTTGAGATTTCAAATGAAGTAAAAAAATCCAAATTTATCGCATTTTTAACGCCATTTAGCGAATTTGACGCACTTTTATCGCACTTAAAAAACGAGCACCCAAAAGCAGCGCATATCGTTTGGGCATATCGAATTTTAAACGAATTTAATCAAATAGTGGAAAATCAATCAGACGACGGCGAACCAAAAGGCACAAGCGGAACGCCTTGTTTAAATGCTTTGCGTGGGGCTGAGCTTATAAATACGGCAGTTTTAGTCGTGCGGTATTTTGGCGGGATAAAGCTAGGCACAGGCGGACTTGTAAGAGCGTATGCTTCAAGCGTGAATTTAGCGATAAATTCGGCAACACTTACGCCTTTTGAATTTAAAAAATCTTGCGAATTTTTTGTGCCGTTTAGTTTGATTTCAAAATTTGAACACTTTTTTTCAAAACAAAATTTAAAATTTAATGCCGAATTTAACGAGCTTGGCGCAAATTTCAAAGGCGAAATAACACAAAATGAATTTGAAAATTTAAACAAATTTATCCAAAATTTGCAAAACGAAAGTATTAAATTTAACGAAATTCCGAATTTTAGCTAAATTTTATTTTTTAGAATTTGTTTGTAAATTTTTGGCTCACAGATTACCATAACGAATTTATTCTCTTGCAACAACAAACATAATAGGGCGATAAAAAGAAATTTACATTATTTTCGGTGAGCAAGAATGCCCACCCTACGAAGCTAGTTTCATCAATATGTGCTTGAATATTGATAGGCGTAACACCATCTTTTTCAAAAATCGGTTTTGAACCGACAAAACTATTTTCTATACTCATATTATCTCCTAAAATTAGATTTTTTCAAAGTAAAATAAAAAACGCTCAGTGCGTATAAATTTGGAATTAAAGAAAAAATAAGTCTTTTTAAAGCAGTATCTAACATTGATGAAAAATATACCAAAAAAAACATAAATATCATAGGAAGCACGAATAAATATGCTGAAATTTTTTTGATACAATACATAAAATTATCAAATTTAGCATTATCTATGATATTGTAAATAATTAAATTTAAAATAAAAAAGAACAAAAATAAATAAACAAATGTAAAAATTATTTTTGCACCAGTTATAATGGCTTCGCCTTTATTATCCACGAGTAAATCTTTGCTTGTAGTAAGCAAATTTAACTCAAAAGTAATAAAAAATAAATAATAAAGGGATAATGCTAAAATTACCATATAAAAAGCATTGGCAAAAGATTTAAAAAAAATCATTTTTTTCCTTTTAAAAAATTTCCCTGCAAATTCAAATTCGGGTCGTATCGCCAAAGACGATACGAAAAAT contains the following coding sequences:
- a CDS encoding acyltransferase family protein, coding for MIGYLRLILACGVMLYHIFIDSFILFGPFCVIIFYILAGSVSTKLLNLYSPKEYLKDRFLRIYPVFFLYISLAFLFFYFSGFLEFETTFAKTLAYFALIPINYFELIDLEVINYRIGVIFTPAFSLGLEVQIYLIFALLFALKKEKFMKILAIISFIIFAISNLVIIDNEIIYNWDYRYFWGVFFVFYIGKLIREKKLKELRIWWLALLVVVVANIYLCDAYAFELPFAVLVGIPLVYKLSQPKFKAKFNGLCGALSYHIFLNHLLFIYISLWHFDKINIPFVIICSVLFGLLAYKFIEKPIERIRFKSIS
- a CDS encoding glucose-6-phosphate isomerase, with amino-acid sequence MVKNSLFFKKAEFSEIKSYAKRLNSESESGEIGYYDLPNFGDEIIKEAEDFFKDKIYDNIVLVGIGGSSVGVRAILRALRAKKMRARLRILDNIDGFRFDTITQSIEFDKTIFIISSKSGTTVETISIFKAILDFYKPSDISKNFIFITDNGSKLEKFANQNNAKVFNIPKNVGGRFSILSAIGLVPMVALGLDAKALLQGGAQCKADFFDEKDDTLLQKAYHYATHKYAKINVLFSYCDRLAGLNDWYVQLWAESLGKKLGHTRFGLTPIGLVGSKDQHSFLQLIMDGTRDKTVSFIKILDQNSEKKVPNLSLENLDDLDFANGICMSEIINLQCDATMHALINEGISVDLIEVSELNERNLGYLFYYFELLTSAVGIMFGVNTYDQPGVEIGKRILKSLILKEQI
- the galU gene encoding UTP--glucose-1-phosphate uridylyltransferase GalU, yielding MIQTCLFPAAGYGTRFLPATKSLPKEMLPILTKPLIHYGVDEALEAGMTNMAFVSGRGKRALEDYFDISYELEHQISGSSKEYLLQEIRDLMNTCTFSFTRQRQMKGLGHAIYTGRTLVRDEPFGVVLADDLCVNENGEGVLAQMVKVYEKYRCSVVAVMEVEPNQVSSYGVVSGKFIEDDLMMVSDMVEKPAPDEAPSNLAIIGRYILTPDIFEILEHTAPGKNGEIQITDALLNQAKNGVVIAYKFKGKRFDCGSVDGYVEATKYFYEMMKNGKK
- a CDS encoding IMPACT family protein — its product is MQQITQIFEISNEVKKSKFIAFLTPFSEFDALLSHLKNEHPKAAHIVWAYRILNEFNQIVENQSDDGEPKGTSGTPCLNALRGAELINTAVLVVRYFGGIKLGTGGLVRAYASSVNLAINSATLTPFEFKKSCEFFVPFSLISKFEHFFSKQNLKFNAEFNELGANFKGEITQNEFENLNKFIQNLQNESIKFNEIPNFS
- a CDS encoding YgiW/YdeI family stress tolerance OB fold protein codes for the protein MKKVILSLALACATAFAANGGFAGAEQNHAQKGGFVDNAKISVMSVKEALNARDDTRAVLRGKIVREIKHEKYEFTDGKSRILAEIDDKIWQGLVVTPNDFVEIEGYIDNDPFERTEIEVYRIIKLK
- a CDS encoding Dps family protein, with product MKKVIEQLNKLQADAHALFVAFHDYHWNVKGMDFYQIHAYTEKAYENMATLFDDMAERALQLGGKAVVKVDELTKLAKAPTISKASYKGEEVLKAVLKADEYLIAEFKKLESEAEKAGDATTVAIAQGEYAKLEKEVWMLKNTLAK